The Geoalkalibacter subterraneus genome contains the following window.
GTGTAGGGTATATGCCTCGATGCTCTGTCGCCCCCCGTGCGGGGGCGTGGATTGAAACACACAAGTCGCCAAAAACCCATCCCCTTAAATCGTCGCCCCCCGTGCGGGGGCGTGGATTGAAACAAAAGCACCAGCCAGAAGGGCGTGCAAAGTAATTCTGTCGCCCCCCGTGCGGGGGCGTGGATTGAAACTCGTTATCGCTCTGTTTATCAGCTCTGGCATGATGTCGCCCCCCGTGCGGGGGCGTGGATTGAAACCGATACGACTCAAACCACTTATGACGGTCCGGCCGTCGCCCCCCGTGCGGGGGCGTGGATTGAAACATAGTAAAATAGATGAAATCAAACATCGTCCTTGTCGCCCCCCGTGCGGGGGCGTGGATTGAAACTGTTTGGCGGGAACACTTTGCTTTATGCTTTTGGTCGCCCCCCGTGCGGGGGCGTGGATTGAAACATCAAGCGCAGCCGCAAATATCTCGGCCACAAAGGGTCGCCCCCCGTGCGGGGGCGTGGATTGAAACTGCCGCTTGCTTAAAAACAACGTCGTCGGCCACGCGTCGCCCCCCGTGCGGGGGCGTGGATTGAAACTATAAACAACCGTTCTTTCTTCGTTTTTGCTGTCGTCGCCCCCCGTGCGGGGGCGTGGATTGAAACGCCCGACAAAACACCCTCGATGAACAGCTCGAACGTCGCCCCCCGTGCGGGGGCGTGGATTGAAACTCTAAGCCGTTGTTTGGGTAGTCGTTGCGCAGCGTCGCCCCCCGTGCGGGGGCGTGGATTGAAACCTGCTCGAGGTTGACGGTGGGGGCTGCGGGCTGCGTCGCCCCCCGTGCGGGGGCGTGGATTGAAACATCTCGTTTATGATCTGCTCGGCTGAGGCGAGCGTCGCCCCCCGTGCGGGGGCGTGGATTGAAACATTATCATCTGCACCAACGCCGTTGACGAAGCCGTCGCCCCCCGTGCGGGGGCGTGGATTGAAACGTCCACGACCACAAACCCTTTCAAGGAAAAGGGCGTCGCCCCCCGTGCGGGGGCGTGGATTGAAACACCCAGTTCGAGACCAGCTTGACCGATCTCGGCGTCGCCCCCCGTGCGGGGGCGTGGATTGAAACGCCGATATCGCGAAAGACCGGCGCGAGGTTGCGTCGCCCCCCGTGCGGGGGCGTGGATTGAAACCCCGCAACCAGGTCGAAATCGAGCTCGCCGAACGTCGCCCCCCGTGCGGGGGCGTGGATGGCTACATATCGGGTCGGACCAACCCAACTATTTGAAAATAAATCGAAAATCTGTTGTGTGGCGCACTGTTTAGGGCCTTAGACGGTCCATTTTGACCATAAAATGAGATGTTTAAGGGCGGAGGGGGCTATGCTCAGTTACCGTTTGGAGTAATCACAGAAGGCCCGGGCTCAATCGGGGCCTCATCAAGATACCCCTTAGGAGCAAACCCCATGAAATGCTTAGTCTATAATCCTCAGAAAGGCCGCCTGGAAACGCTTGAGGTGGAAGTTCACACCTGAGAACACGACGCGGTTCAGCAGCCGCGGCAATGGTAGCGTCACCATGATCACCGACTGGGACGGTGGGCTGCTTATCAAGTCGGGCTTCGACCACACGATTTACCTGTACGATGTCTCCAGAGCGGATATCGGGCACAGTCAGCAAAGGGCCAGAGAGCTTCAGCAGCAATATGCCTAGCAGAGCTGTGGGAGGCGGCTGCAAGAAAGCTCAGCAGCCTACTGCTGCAGCACTCACGAAACGGGAATTTTAATTGTCGCTGACCGGGAAAAATAGTTGACGTTGATCAGGTGAGAGTTCGGCAAGCAGGTGAAGCAGGATGAGGCTATACAGTTAGCGGACTACAAAAGTGTTCTGCTGGTAAACGATCTATTTTGACTGTGTGTAACTTATAGGCTACAATTGTGTCAACTTATCCTTATGAAATTGACTATTACGTTACCGAAGACGGAAGCATACCGTTTAAGGAATGGCTTGAGAGTTTACGCGATGTACAGGGGAGGGCACGAATACGTGTGGGGTTGGATCGGGTCCGACTGGGGAATTTGGGCGATCACCGTTCCCTTGGTGGCGGCGTCCAGGAACTGCGGATCGCTTTTGGGCTTGGCTATCGCGTTTACTACGGTATCGAGGGGCGGCGCATTGTTCTGATTCTACTGGGTGGAGACAAGTCCTCTCAAAAAAGGGATATCGCTAAAGCCAAACAATTCTGGCGGGACCAGCAAAGGAGATCGGCGCATGATTAAAACTACAGCATA
Protein-coding sequences here:
- a CDS encoding type II toxin-antitoxin system RelE/ParE family toxin — encoded protein: MSTYPYEIDYYVTEDGSIPFKEWLESLRDVQGRARIRVGLDRVRLGNLGDHRSLGGGVQELRIAFGLGYRVYYGIEGRRIVLILLGGDKSSQKRDIAKAKQFWRDQQRRSAHD